In Mucilaginibacter celer, one DNA window encodes the following:
- a CDS encoding phage tail protein → MANYPLPKFHFQVDWGGTRIGFTEVTGLQIETEVVEYREGSSKEYNKVKMPGMRKYGNITLKRGTFANDNEFYDWMNTVKLNQIERRDLTINLLNEEHQPVVTWSVKNAFPVKIQSADLKADANEAAIETLEVAHEGLTIKNG, encoded by the coding sequence ATGGCAAATTATCCTCTACCAAAATTCCATTTCCAGGTTGACTGGGGTGGCACACGTATCGGTTTTACCGAAGTTACCGGCTTACAGATTGAAACCGAAGTGGTTGAATACCGCGAAGGCAGCAGCAAGGAGTACAACAAGGTAAAAATGCCCGGTATGCGTAAATACGGCAACATCACCCTTAAACGGGGCACCTTTGCCAACGATAATGAGTTTTATGATTGGATGAACACCGTAAAACTAAACCAGATAGAACGCCGCGACCTTACCATCAACCTGTTGAATGAAGAGCACCAGCCGGTAGTTACCTGGTCGGTTAAAAATGCCTTCCCGGTTAAGATCCAGTCGGCCGATTTAAAGGCAGATGCTAACGAGGCTGCTATTGAAACTTTGGAAGTTGCACACGAAGGTTTAACCATTAAAAACGGCTAA
- a CDS encoding phage tail protein: MAFDAKSGYPPLGFHFKVTFTGIGEEEIDSRFQNVSGLSMEMETESRKEGGENRFEHALPVRAKFPALVLKRGLITESKLLVDWCNNVFNNFIIEPKDLTVSLLNEEHDPLLTWNVVQAWPKKWSLSDLNAEQNSIAIESFELQYQYYTLQT, encoded by the coding sequence ATGGCCTTCGACGCTAAATCGGGTTATCCGCCTTTAGGCTTCCACTTTAAAGTGACGTTTACTGGCATTGGCGAGGAAGAGATCGACAGCCGTTTCCAGAATGTATCGGGCCTATCTATGGAGATGGAAACCGAGAGCAGAAAGGAGGGCGGTGAAAACCGCTTTGAGCACGCCTTACCGGTACGGGCCAAGTTCCCGGCGCTGGTATTGAAGCGCGGGCTGATCACCGAATCGAAACTACTGGTGGATTGGTGTAATAACGTGTTCAATAATTTTATTATCGAACCAAAAGACCTCACCGTTAGCCTGCTTAACGAAGAGCACGACCCGCTTTTAACCTGGAATGTAGTGCAGGCCTGGCCAAAAAAATGGAGCCTGAGCGATTTGAATGCCGAGCAAAACAGCATCGCTATTGAAAGCTTTGAGTTGCAGTACCAGTATTACACCCTTCAAACCTGA
- a CDS encoding DUF5908 family protein, with protein MPIEIRELNIRVSVNQSPAEQDAKPSGSSGGGGGADKDEIIAECVEQILEILKNKNER; from the coding sequence ATGCCTATCGAGATCAGAGAACTCAACATCCGCGTAAGCGTAAACCAAAGCCCTGCCGAACAGGATGCAAAACCAAGCGGAAGCAGCGGCGGTGGCGGCGGTGCCGACAAGGACGAGATCATTGCCGAATGCGTGGAGCAGATTTTGGAAATATTGAAAAATAAAAACGAACGCTGA
- a CDS encoding CIS tube protein has translation MPDNVTKMKIVAWSDPQNKKEEGSMFVQVNPESYSQKIEIKYSDKQAQGTSGKLPKFSKIEPQKMDFELMFDRTGVINGATAGELGVDEDIENLQKLIIEYQGDKHRPRFVSIYWGTLQFDGALESMDISYKLFDSQGRPLRAIVKTSFIGSVEDKKRVAKENAQSPDLMKVRVINEGDTLPLLCYEMYGDSKYYIEVARVNGLNDFRYLTTGSKIKFPPLNQ, from the coding sequence ATGCCTGATAACGTAACCAAAATGAAGATTGTGGCCTGGTCCGATCCTCAGAACAAAAAGGAGGAAGGCTCCATGTTTGTGCAGGTGAATCCTGAAAGCTACAGCCAGAAAATTGAGATCAAATATTCTGACAAGCAGGCGCAAGGCACATCGGGTAAGCTGCCCAAATTCTCCAAGATCGAGCCGCAGAAAATGGATTTTGAACTGATGTTTGATCGTACCGGGGTGATCAACGGCGCTACTGCCGGCGAACTGGGGGTTGACGAGGATATCGAGAACCTGCAAAAGCTCATCATTGAGTACCAGGGCGATAAGCACCGGCCACGCTTTGTAAGCATTTACTGGGGAACGTTGCAATTTGATGGCGCGCTCGAATCGATGGACATCAGCTATAAACTGTTTGATAGCCAGGGCAGGCCCCTGAGGGCGATAGTGAAAACATCGTTCATCGGCTCGGTTGAAGATAAAAAGCGGGTAGCTAAAGAAAACGCCCAATCGCCCGATTTGATGAAAGTACGGGTAATTAACGAGGGTGATACCCTGCCGCTGCTCTGCTACGAAATGTATGGCGATTCGAAGTATTACATTGAAGTAGCCCGTGTAAACGGCCTTAACGATTTCAGGTACTTAACCACAGGTTCAAAGATCAAGTTTCCACCATTAAACCAATAA
- the vgrG gene encoding type VI secretion system tip protein VgrG, giving the protein MADSRTIETTRPGTVVTPVVKIEGTEIPRTMQVEAIVIDKGVNRIAAAKLVIMDGDSSAQKFDASNGDLFVPGKSIEILCGYQSDNYTLFKGVVIKHSIKLRNSGSQLVIECRDKAIAMTLARHSKYFGEKVKDSDAITTLAGNYSGLTADVATMNVTTSDLVQYEATDWDFITARAEANGMLVYTDDNTLSIKAPELSGSPVVELSFGATMLELDAEIDSRIQFPSVTGRTWNPASQEIEKVDANPPSSEMNGNLTADDLAGVFNEKDFHLNHGGKLTQPELQAWATGMKLKQVLSKVRGRVKFKGIHTVKPGMIIKLSNLSDRFNGNAFVSHIQHHVSAGDWQLEVQFGLDPQWFAEKFETSIKPASALIQAVPGLQIGVVTQLESDPDGECRILVRMPVISPDEQGIWARVATLDAGKERGSFFLPEVGDEVVVGFLNSDPRKPVVLGMLNSSNKTAPLQAADANNQKGFVTRSKMKMIFDDDKKSVTIETPAGKKITMDEDAGAIELKDENNNSIKMNSDGITIETKGKLVLKAQQDFNAEGMNVSLKANTSFAAEGSAGVEVKSSGTATLKGAIVQIN; this is encoded by the coding sequence ATGGCCGATAGCCGCACCATAGAAACCACCAGGCCCGGTACCGTTGTTACCCCCGTTGTAAAAATTGAGGGTACCGAAATACCGCGTACCATGCAGGTGGAAGCTATTGTGATTGATAAAGGCGTGAACCGCATAGCCGCCGCCAAACTGGTAATTATGGATGGCGACAGCTCGGCCCAAAAGTTTGATGCCAGCAACGGCGACCTGTTTGTGCCGGGAAAAAGTATCGAGATACTGTGCGGTTATCAATCTGATAACTACACCCTGTTTAAAGGTGTGGTGATAAAACATAGCATCAAGCTGCGCAATAGCGGCTCGCAACTGGTAATTGAATGCCGTGATAAGGCCATAGCCATGACTCTGGCCCGCCACAGCAAATACTTTGGCGAAAAGGTGAAGGACAGTGATGCTATTACAACTCTGGCTGGCAATTACAGCGGTTTAACCGCTGATGTAGCCACCATGAACGTAACCACAAGCGATTTGGTACAATACGAGGCCACCGACTGGGATTTCATCACCGCCCGTGCCGAAGCAAACGGCATGCTGGTTTACACTGATGATAATACGCTATCCATCAAAGCCCCTGAATTAAGCGGCAGCCCGGTTGTAGAGTTATCATTTGGTGCCACCATGCTGGAGTTGGATGCCGAGATCGATTCACGGATCCAGTTCCCGTCCGTAACCGGCCGCACCTGGAACCCGGCCTCGCAGGAGATTGAAAAGGTTGATGCCAATCCGCCATCAAGCGAGATGAACGGCAACCTTACGGCCGATGACCTGGCAGGTGTGTTTAACGAAAAGGATTTTCACCTGAACCATGGAGGCAAGCTTACCCAACCCGAGCTACAGGCCTGGGCAACAGGCATGAAACTGAAACAGGTGCTCTCCAAAGTACGCGGCAGGGTGAAATTTAAAGGCATCCACACCGTAAAACCCGGTATGATCATTAAGCTGAGCAACCTAAGCGACCGCTTTAACGGCAACGCTTTTGTAAGCCACATCCAACACCATGTATCCGCCGGAGACTGGCAACTGGAAGTACAGTTTGGATTAGATCCGCAATGGTTTGCCGAAAAATTTGAGACCAGTATCAAACCAGCCTCAGCATTGATCCAGGCGGTACCCGGCTTGCAGATAGGGGTAGTAACCCAACTGGAAAGCGACCCGGATGGCGAATGCCGCATACTGGTACGGATGCCGGTAATCAGCCCGGACGAGCAGGGCATCTGGGCCCGGGTAGCCACCTTAGATGCCGGTAAAGAACGTGGCAGTTTCTTTTTGCCCGAGGTGGGCGATGAAGTGGTAGTAGGCTTTTTAAACAGTGATCCCCGCAAACCCGTGGTACTGGGCATGCTGAACAGCAGCAACAAAACCGCGCCGCTACAGGCTGCCGATGCCAATAACCAAAAAGGCTTTGTAACCCGCAGCAAAATGAAAATGATTTTTGATGATGATAAAAAATCAGTCACTATCGAAACGCCTGCCGGGAAAAAAATAACGATGGATGAAGATGCCGGGGCGATTGAGCTGAAGGACGAAAACAACAACTCCATCAAAATGAACAGCGACGGGATCACCATCGAAACCAAAGGAAAACTGGTTTTAAAAGCCCAGCAGGATTTTAATGCCGAGGGAATGAATGTAAGCCTGAAAGCCAATACCTCGTTCGCGGCCGAAGGATCGGCCGGTGTGGAGGTGAAATCGAGCGGAACGGCAACGCTTAAAGGTGCAATTGTACAAATAAACTAA
- a CDS encoding PAAR domain-containing protein yields MGAAARIGDMHVCPMFNGPAPHVGGPVMGPGVPTVLIGGMPAVCVGDMCTCAGPPDSIIKGSATVMIGGKPAARMGDSTAHGGSIVLGCPTVIIGG; encoded by the coding sequence ATGGGAGCAGCAGCACGGATAGGCGATATGCACGTATGCCCTATGTTTAACGGTCCGGCACCTCATGTAGGTGGGCCTGTGATGGGGCCGGGGGTACCAACGGTACTTATTGGCGGCATGCCTGCCGTTTGCGTGGGCGATATGTGTACTTGTGCCGGTCCGCCCGATTCGATCATCAAGGGCTCGGCAACGGTGATGATAGGCGGAAAGCCCGCCGCCCGTATGGGCGATAGCACAGCCCACGGCGGATCGATAGTGTTAGGCTGCCCAACAGTAATCATCGGAGGCTGA
- a CDS encoding GPW/gp25 family protein gives MEPKIAFIGRGWSFPPSFDNHGGKVEMLTDEADIESSLGILFTTRLGERVMQPTFGCDLQNVVFEAVNLTLKTYIKDLIETAVLYFEPRITLNSTDVDSSMDNEGILLIKLNYTVRTTNSRYNYVFPFYKNDLTSIMTNK, from the coding sequence ATGGAACCAAAAATAGCTTTTATAGGCAGGGGCTGGAGTTTTCCGCCCAGTTTTGATAACCACGGCGGTAAAGTAGAAATGCTTACCGACGAGGCCGATATCGAAAGCAGCCTCGGCATATTGTTCACTACCCGCCTGGGCGAGCGCGTAATGCAGCCAACTTTTGGCTGCGATTTACAAAATGTAGTTTTTGAGGCCGTGAACCTCACCCTTAAAACCTACATCAAAGATTTGATTGAAACCGCCGTACTGTACTTTGAACCAAGGATAACGCTTAACAGCACCGACGTTGACAGCAGTATGGATAATGAAGGGATTTTGCTTATCAAGCTTAATTACACGGTGCGTACCACCAATTCGAGGTACAATTACGTGTTCCCTTTTTATAAAAATGACCTTACCAGTATCATGACCAACAAATAG
- a CDS encoding baseplate J/gp47 family protein has protein sequence MACNDKNPLQRDGSSQSQRFLKALDPAYAPIEELGMEDWLTFAAAYADKLNYYSLKDSDHPQGDWKPFFIQDKKALQDFLKQVEVKIQNADLGFPDSSIKSDVEPHLALFMSFIMLLQHSKDALNQFTGRHLDFYFKQVLQLRNRPEVPDKVHVIFELARNLTGFLLPQGTALDAGKDKSTKPRPIVFKTNSELAVNSATIAAMKSWYRADADKRVAYADVSFSADGLGTPFKDDVPKWNPFGNVSWPTASMGFAFASKVLLMNEGDRTITLTLNFNALDTIDATALPKLFKAFVTSEKDWIQADFPTTDAFVVKSNQLIITVNIPAKAKAIVPYDPAIHKEHYKTDFPVIRLLMNVQDKAYPVYQALRKAKLNNVTIDVQVKGMKNLSVENDNGKVDPSKPFFPYGALPQAGSNLYIGNAEIFQKNWTQITPNIEWKGVPADLKSYYTAYRVNYLLPTLTPSGYDITAAASSEPKDETGGGRVITGSDSFKAKVYYIKEGKWVAPAVSEVNALSNTFNIDQPNNNPSVNTAAPFINKYLYFNVSGSYNHGSGPLAEKALVQQYVQPMQAFFPVVGFIGFQRASTPVQTQTENFSGAVKDNYIRLSLQRDFLHNAYPQLFAIALTDTSKTKIIPKQPYTPEISSLTLDYKASASNKIDELTGTNDNSGLLTDYINHSVQFFHETPFGQAEQHAFLKKQYHGLIADNISAMPKVPDLAGFYIGIADIETGSVASILFQVAEGSEDALSPSFTDTIQPKWYYLSGNEWLALDKKNIISDDTNDFLRSGIIRFLIPEGATTNNTFLNQSLTWLGVELPASVSINSVCKFINVHIQAAEAEFDDNDNELSHLASGLPAGTISKLVDRLPQIKSITQPYASFGGLLPEDDGAFRLRVSERLRHKHRAITIWDYEHLVMAQFPQVFRVKCLNHTDDSSEVAPGSVRVVAIPDIRNQISFDPFKPRVSKNTLSEITKYLSGLNSQHVDLLTINPDYEEVILSFKVKFYFGLDENLYAAKLNTDLINYLSPWAFNQNADIDFGGTLYKSVMIRFIEELSYVDYIADFKMYFTATGPANPDVLEAGNSKAILVSAKQHIIDTQTVPVCP, from the coding sequence ATGGCCTGTAACGATAAAAATCCGCTTCAACGTGATGGCTCAAGCCAGTCGCAGCGCTTTCTGAAAGCGCTCGATCCAGCCTACGCCCCAATTGAGGAATTGGGCATGGAAGATTGGCTAACGTTCGCGGCCGCTTATGCTGATAAACTTAACTACTACTCGCTTAAAGACAGCGACCACCCGCAGGGCGACTGGAAACCCTTCTTTATCCAGGATAAAAAAGCCCTGCAGGATTTTCTGAAACAGGTTGAAGTAAAAATACAGAATGCTGATCTGGGCTTTCCCGATTCGAGCATCAAAAGCGATGTAGAGCCACACCTGGCGCTGTTCATGAGCTTTATTATGCTCCTCCAGCACTCAAAAGATGCCCTGAACCAGTTTACCGGCCGCCACCTCGATTTTTATTTTAAGCAGGTATTACAACTCCGTAATCGCCCCGAGGTACCCGATAAGGTACACGTAATATTTGAACTGGCCCGCAACCTAACCGGTTTCCTTTTGCCGCAAGGCACCGCGCTTGATGCCGGGAAGGATAAAAGCACTAAACCGCGGCCCATAGTATTTAAAACCAACAGCGAACTGGCCGTAAACAGCGCCACCATAGCCGCCATGAAAAGCTGGTACAGGGCTGATGCTGATAAACGGGTTGCTTATGCCGATGTAAGTTTTTCGGCAGATGGTTTGGGTACGCCTTTTAAGGATGATGTGCCTAAATGGAACCCTTTTGGCAATGTTAGCTGGCCAACGGCTTCGATGGGTTTTGCCTTTGCATCAAAAGTTTTATTGATGAACGAGGGCGACCGGACCATCACCCTAACGCTTAACTTTAACGCGCTGGATACCATTGATGCGACCGCGCTGCCGAAATTGTTTAAAGCATTTGTAACCTCCGAGAAAGACTGGATCCAGGCAGATTTTCCAACCACAGATGCTTTTGTGGTTAAAAGCAACCAGTTGATTATTACGGTAAACATCCCCGCAAAGGCCAAGGCTATAGTACCGTACGACCCGGCAATTCATAAAGAACATTACAAAACCGATTTTCCGGTTATCCGCCTGCTGATGAATGTGCAGGATAAGGCTTACCCGGTTTACCAGGCGCTGCGCAAAGCCAAGCTTAACAATGTAACTATTGATGTGCAGGTAAAAGGGATGAAAAACCTTTCGGTAGAGAACGATAACGGCAAAGTTGATCCATCCAAACCGTTTTTTCCTTACGGGGCACTTCCGCAGGCCGGTTCAAACCTGTATATCGGCAACGCCGAAATCTTCCAAAAAAACTGGACACAGATCACCCCAAATATTGAATGGAAGGGTGTACCTGCCGATTTGAAAAGTTATTACACCGCGTACCGTGTAAACTATCTGCTGCCAACCTTAACGCCCAGCGGCTATGATATTACTGCGGCCGCGAGCAGCGAACCTAAAGATGAAACCGGTGGCGGCAGGGTAATAACCGGGAGCGATAGTTTCAAAGCAAAAGTTTATTATATCAAAGAGGGCAAATGGGTAGCCCCGGCAGTGAGCGAGGTAAATGCGCTGAGCAACACATTTAATATTGATCAGCCTAACAATAATCCGTCTGTAAACACCGCCGCGCCTTTCATTAATAAATACCTGTATTTTAATGTATCCGGCAGTTATAATCACGGCAGCGGTCCGCTGGCCGAAAAGGCTTTGGTGCAGCAGTATGTGCAGCCTATGCAGGCCTTTTTTCCGGTGGTTGGGTTTATCGGCTTTCAGCGGGCAAGTACCCCGGTGCAAACCCAAACCGAAAATTTTTCGGGTGCGGTAAAGGATAATTACATCCGCCTGAGCCTGCAGCGCGATTTTTTGCATAACGCGTACCCGCAATTATTTGCTATCGCGCTTACCGATACATCAAAAACAAAAATAATCCCGAAGCAACCTTATACGCCGGAGATTTCATCGTTAACCCTTGATTACAAAGCATCGGCCAGCAATAAAATTGACGAGCTAACAGGCACTAACGACAATTCTGGTTTGTTGACGGACTACATTAACCACAGCGTACAGTTTTTTCATGAAACCCCTTTTGGCCAGGCCGAGCAGCATGCTTTCCTTAAAAAACAATATCACGGTTTAATTGCCGATAATATCAGCGCCATGCCTAAAGTGCCTGATCTGGCCGGGTTTTATATTGGTATCGCGGATATAGAAACCGGCTCGGTAGCCAGCATTTTATTCCAGGTTGCTGAGGGGAGTGAAGATGCGCTTTCGCCATCCTTTACCGATACTATCCAACCTAAATGGTACTACCTATCAGGCAATGAATGGCTGGCTTTGGATAAGAAAAATATCATCAGCGATGATACCAACGATTTTTTACGATCAGGCATTATCCGGTTTTTGATCCCCGAAGGTGCTACTACCAATAACACTTTTCTTAACCAAAGCCTTACCTGGCTCGGCGTAGAGTTACCCGCTTCGGTGAGTATCAATTCGGTTTGTAAATTCATAAACGTACATATCCAGGCCGCAGAAGCTGAGTTTGATGATAATGACAATGAGTTATCGCACCTGGCAAGCGGCCTGCCCGCAGGCACCATCAGTAAATTGGTGGACAGGCTGCCGCAGATCAAATCCATCACACAGCCTTATGCGTCCTTTGGTGGATTGTTGCCTGAAGATGATGGAGCTTTCAGATTGAGAGTGAGCGAAAGGCTTAGGCATAAACACCGGGCCATCACCATTTGGGATTATGAGCATCTGGTAATGGCACAATTCCCGCAGGTGTTCAGGGTAAAATGCCTTAACCATACTGATGATAGCAGCGAGGTGGCACCCGGCAGCGTGCGGGTGGTGGCTATCCCTGATATCCGCAATCAGATCAGTTTTGATCCTTTTAAACCCCGCGTAAGCAAAAACACTTTGAGCGAGATCACCAAATACCTCTCGGGCCTCAACTCGCAGCATGTTGATTTGCTTACGATCAACCCCGATTATGAAGAAGTGATCCTATCCTTTAAAGTGAAATTTTATTTCGGACTGGATGAAAACCTGTACGCGGCCAAACTGAATACCGACCTGATCAATTACCTGTCGCCCTGGGCTTTTAACCAGAACGCCGATATTGATTTTGGCGGCACGCTGTACAAAAGCGTAATGATCCGCTTTATTGAAGAACTATCTTATGTTGATTATATAGCCGATTTTAAAATGTACTTCACCGCCACCGGGCCCGCAAATCCCGATGTGCTGGAGGCAGGCAACTCGAAAGCCATCCTGGTATCGGCCAAACAACACATTATTGATACCCAAACCGTACCCGTATGCCCATGA
- a CDS encoding contractile injection system tape measure protein, with the protein MGKGKHIIHKLVLQIEVPRRNTAQQVQDDAVRHFEQVLLKQLQKLLDEMDVPGHVLIDKIDLDLGSGKLETVFEQLTASLGKALDPVVNPSALPSNEEEEAEILHLTLTEEQKAFNVFMHFISTGRLPWYAATDTDWLQQEALWFSNLLSVLVRDSVSKSKLIRLFNASSVALSRLFKQFDIVSVKKLIVVLLAIDEQQVQKTVEAIAQQIRLIVRGEAGADEQQTIALLKDDSGNDKESDKNNQGENDPISIGHKKAGTNLNFEQAELSEVIEKTLLALWLRMGTTSLTSEGLGSKIALLIIDLLQTSARPSISKLIEIADSVVKTETPLPASPQKNKPTLTPHRDEETNPVQKEDEGGIYVSQAGLVILHPFLEYFFKDFGLLQDNDFVDLPARQLAVHLLHYLGTGNTNAFEYDLYFEKFLCRWPADEPLEREVEIPQRMLEEGDNMLRTVIKYWKALKNTSTEGLREGFLNRNGKLIEAEQPARLIVERMDMDILLSTLPWGMGVVKLPWMVEPFYVEWQ; encoded by the coding sequence ATGGGCAAGGGTAAACATATCATCCATAAGCTGGTACTGCAAATTGAAGTGCCGCGGCGTAATACTGCCCAACAGGTGCAGGACGATGCCGTACGCCACTTTGAGCAGGTACTGTTGAAGCAACTGCAAAAACTGCTGGATGAAATGGATGTGCCCGGCCACGTGCTGATAGATAAAATAGACCTCGACCTCGGTTCGGGGAAGCTGGAAACTGTTTTTGAGCAGCTAACAGCAAGCCTTGGCAAGGCGCTTGATCCGGTGGTAAATCCTTCGGCATTACCCAGTAACGAAGAGGAAGAAGCAGAGATCCTACACCTTACACTAACCGAAGAGCAAAAGGCATTTAATGTGTTTATGCATTTTATCAGCACCGGCAGGTTGCCCTGGTACGCAGCTACGGATACCGATTGGCTGCAACAGGAAGCGCTGTGGTTTAGTAACCTATTATCGGTTTTAGTAAGAGATAGTGTTTCAAAATCAAAACTGATCAGGCTGTTTAATGCCTCATCAGTAGCCCTGAGCAGGTTGTTTAAGCAATTTGATATAGTATCTGTAAAAAAACTAATTGTTGTTTTATTGGCGATAGATGAGCAACAGGTACAGAAAACCGTTGAAGCAATTGCACAGCAAATCCGGTTAATTGTTAGGGGAGAAGCGGGAGCGGATGAGCAGCAAACAATAGCTTTGTTAAAGGATGATAGCGGGAACGATAAAGAGAGTGATAAAAACAACCAGGGGGAGAATGACCCTATATCAATCGGGCATAAAAAAGCCGGTACAAATCTGAATTTTGAGCAGGCTGAATTATCTGAAGTTATTGAAAAAACGCTTCTTGCGCTTTGGCTCCGTATGGGTACCACTTCTCTTACCTCGGAAGGGTTGGGAAGCAAGATTGCGCTATTAATAATCGATCTGCTGCAAACATCAGCTCGGCCATCTATATCAAAACTGATTGAAATTGCCGATTCTGTAGTCAAAACAGAAACTCCATTACCGGCCTCTCCGCAGAAAAACAAACCAACACTAACTCCCCACAGGGATGAGGAAACTAACCCGGTGCAAAAAGAAGACGAAGGCGGCATTTATGTAAGCCAGGCCGGTTTGGTGATCCTGCACCCGTTTTTAGAATACTTTTTTAAAGATTTCGGTTTGTTGCAGGATAATGATTTCGTAGATCTGCCGGCGAGGCAACTGGCCGTTCACCTGTTGCATTACCTCGGTACTGGCAATACCAACGCTTTTGAATACGACTTGTATTTCGAAAAGTTTTTATGCCGATGGCCCGCAGATGAGCCCCTGGAGCGCGAAGTGGAAATCCCTCAAAGGATGCTTGAAGAAGGCGACAATATGCTGCGCACGGTAATTAAATACTGGAAAGCGCTGAAAAACACCTCGACTGAAGGCCTGCGCGAAGGTTTCCTGAACCGGAACGGAAAACTGATAGAAGCCGAACAGCCCGCCCGATTGATTGTGGAACGGATGGATATGGATATCCTGCTATCAACCCTGCCCTGGGGAATGGGCGTAGTTAAATTACCATGGATGGTTGAACCTTTTTACGTGGAATGGCAATGA